CGCGGATAGGCTCCGAGAGCTCGGCAACGTGACGGTGGTTGCCCCGGCGCGAGAGATGAGTGCCGTGAGCCACGCGCTCACGATCTCGGAGCCCCTGCGCTTCGAATCGATCGAGCCGGGCGTTTTCGCCGTG
This is a stretch of genomic DNA from Vicinamibacteria bacterium. It encodes these proteins:
- a CDS encoding 5'/3'-nucleotidase SurE produces the protein MLEILVTNDDGVNAPGIRALADRLRELGNVTVVAPAREMSAVSHALTISEPLRFESIEPGVFAV